TTTCCCTCGGCTTTGCAGAGAGGCAGCAGAAGAAGCAGGTGGAGCAAATGGAGGATGAGATTCAGGAGCTGAAAGTGAAACTGAGGGAGACGCAGCAGCGCCTGGAAGCGGAGAGAGACGCGGAGAAACTGCGCCGGGAGCACGTACGGGTGCGCGGGCGTTGCTGACTGTTTGGAaaagaaggagggaggaggaaggagatgaGAGAGAACGTGGGGcaattttaaagcacaaatgaaaaatatagcgaaaattttttttatagtgggaatcattttctttggaaatattgCCCAGAAAATTCCCGTGGGAAATGTTATGTGGAAATAAGCACTGTTACACACAGGTAGGAGTGCCTGCCCGTGGAAGGATGTACTACCTTAACCTTCCTTTGGTGTGCAGGCACGGTCTAAGTTCCGAGCAGTGACTGGGGTATTGAGGTTGTCGGTGCTCCTATCACTGAAGCTGAGGCAGAAGCCCCAAACCGTGTCCCAgccttgctgcttctgctctgcagccaggAAATGTCCAACTCTgattctcccccctccccaccattCCCTTTAGGAAACAGAGAAAGCTCGtcagagagaagaggagggcagaagagattttgaaaggtggaaagaggaggagaggacaAAGCTCCACCAAGAGCTGGATGGCTTGAGGCAGCTGTTCCTCACCGAATTCAAGGACATCGCCAGCAGGAGCAGTGCCGTGGAAGGGGTGAGCAAGTGTGCTGGTGTGAGATCCTACAGCAGAGGAAGAGACGTAGTTTGCCTCAGGGCACATGACCCAGCCTCGTGCATGTCTTGTTGAGAGGTGCAGAGCATTGGGGACATCTAAGCTTGCTGCCCTACCTGGTCCCCACAGGCTCTCGCTTCAGCTTCTCAATTTCACAGCCCAGAGAAACCTCCCTTCCATGCTCCTGGTGCATCGCTGGGATTTGGGGAAAGAGGCAGTGGTTGCCCAAAGTGGGAGGAGCAGCACTTGTGCTGCTTCCCCTCCTTAGCCCACTGAGGCACCAACAGCTGCTTCTTCTTCCTACTACAGAaactgcaggagctgcaggccaGAAACGTGACAGTGTCCAACCTGGGGACCCTGCAGGATGATGACTACAAGGAGAAGCATCACTGGGCCGTGACCCAGGCAGAGCTACGGGACGTACGAGAGAAGATGGACGTGCAGGTGAGGAGTGGATTGCAGGTGTCTTCGTTATGCTCCCTCAGGGGTGCATTTCGATGGTGATGGACCTGTGTTCGTGCACCTCTGTGCACATCTGCTAGTGTGTGCATCAGCAGAAGTCTCGACTTGGGTTCAGCTAGCAAAAGGGACCAGCATATGAGTTCCTACTAAATGACAGCACCTGACATACTGAGCCCAAACATGGGACCTGAAGAGTATAGAGGGCATGATCCAGTCCCAGGTGAACCTGCTTCCTGCAAGGAAATCCATCTCTACAGAAGCTCACCATGTGGAAAAGCATTTCAAGtaccagagaaaaaaaaatttcctccGCTGTGTATTGATTATCTCCCTCTATAAGGGCTAAAGCAGCAGGAGCTTCAACACATTTGGTGCCTCTGAACACCAAAAAGGTTGGGAAAAGCCTGCGACAGCTCTGAGGCTCCCCAGCACTGCCATTACAGTGCCAGAAGGTCCTCCAGGACCTGAAGGAAAGTTAGATTTCTCAAAGCATGGACATGTTTGGGTGCCCCCGTTAGTGAGGAGCCCACAGCCTGTGGACTGAGAAGGGAAACAGCTTTGTGTTTAATTTGGCAGAGGGATGAGTGGAAGCAGAAGCTGAAGGAGCTGCGGAGGGAACACCTGGCTCAGGAGGCCCAGGTAAGTGCCACGAGCCTCCTTGTGAGCTCCTGGGCTTGGTCTCTAAGGCTTGGACTCTTCCctgctttttctccatcttaGCTCCAAACCCCAGAGATATTAGGTCTCCTCAGAGAAAGAGGACCTATATCCAATTGCAGCTGATGAGAAGACACAAGCTTGCTGACACAAGGTCAGCTGTACATCTTCTGCAAGGTCATGGTTGCCTTTGGGAGGACATGTCCCCATAACTGCTGGGTGCTGCCCCTAACAGCAGTTGTAGGTCAGGTTCTACTCAGACTTACATTGAGTTGTGATCCAGAGGGAAAAGAGAGCACTAGGAGTCTGCCAACAGGCCTCAGGTTGCTTTAGCAATTCAACAATGAACAAAAACCTAAAGAGTTTCCCCAGTTTTCCCAACTGGTTTCCCCAGTTAAGATGCTAATTTCAGCATCTTAAACTCTTCTTGTTCCCTTTTCATTCCTCTCAGCTGAAGAACGAGAACGAGAAGCTCCGTGCCACACTGTTCCAGGACCACCAGGCAGTTACAGACCACTTCCGTCAGGAAATGGACACGCTCAGCGCCCGGCTTAGAGACCAGACTGAGGTCATTAAGTCACAGGAGAAAATGGTATGTAGCAATATTGCTCCAACCCTGGCTACAGTATGTGGTGTCTCCTGCCTGTAGGACCTGGGTGTTATGTTCATGTAAGCTGCTCACATCCATCTGGGAACATAACTTGGAGAAATGAAAGGTGATGAAAGGTGGAGAGATCGTGTCAGGAAATGGTGGGCAGTTATATATACTGGCAGGCCTGGAATGGGCTCTGACTTGGTGATACCAGGATGCTTGATCCATCCATCCAGGCTGTCTCCGTCAGCGGGGAAATGCACTCCACTCCCCACCCAGTCTGCCTGACCCTAAAAGCAGGTTCAACACATGTAGTAtggtcagaaaaaaacatgttggATGTATTTTCCTGACTTAGTGCTGGGCTTCCCAGCAGGGACCCCCAGGCAGTGCCTGGATTGTACACCTTACTTATCCCTCTTCCCGTTTCTTGACTCTCCTTTTTCGCCATCCTTGTGCCTCCCTTTCTTTGTCTCAGTCTCCTGCCAGATAAAGAAGGTTTCTGCAGGTTTCTTCACAGCCCGAAAATGCTCAGGCTAAAATAGAGTGGGGGCTAGAAGTGGGGAATTTTGATTCATCAGAATATTTAAGCAGAACTTGTTTCTTTAACTCTAAGCAGGCTTAAAACACTTAGTTAAGCCTATGCCTTACTTCAAGCTCATTGCATAATGTTCTGCTACTTTGGGGTCTATCTCCCACTCATTAAGCACAAAACGTTACTTGAATATTGGCCAAAAGGAACCATGCCGCCAGGGTGCTGGATCACCAGCGCAACACTTCATGTTGTGATTTGGAGCATAGTTTAGTCTTTATCCGACCTGTGAATAATGTGTGGGTGTAACAGGACGGCATCCACTGTGCTAGTATTTGCATtatgggaaaaggaagaacCTAGGCTGACCCCTTGGAGGTACGCTTCGTTTGCAAGGAAAAAGTTATTTGGTGGATGTATTTGACCAATTTAGGCCTCTGCTCTCATGCATATGCCCATACTGTGGCTGCTGATGGGATTGTCTTTGACTCGGCTTGACCAGTTGGACAGAGCTGAAGCTGGTCTTTCTCACTGGTAACAGGGAGTCTGTCTAGGAACAAGCTATATTGTGgtctcagcaaaaaaaaaaaaaaaaaaaaaaaaaaaaaagtcttttatcCTGGTGCTTCTGTTTGTCatagaactattttttttctcctttcgTGGTGCTTTTAACAGCAATATTCCACTGAGAGAGGATAAGTTACCCCCAGATTACAAAGAACTGATCTTTGAATGATGCCTAGCCTATTTCTTTACAGATAAAGCTGCTGTCTGCAAGCAAACCTGAAGGTAatgatgatttattttaaggTGAATCGGTTTGGGGCTAGATAAATTTTCCGTAGTTGCCACTAGCCATTCAGAAGACACTGTCTTCTTGCTGTCCATCTACAATATCTTCGCTGGTTCAGGCAAGTAAGTGAGGAAAACATGCTGTGTCTgttgcagggagctggctgTACGTCTACCCACGTGACCCTGGAGCAGCTTCTTCCAGACCCTTTAATATCAGCTGCGACAGCACAGACCACAGAATTGGCTCACTAGCAGAAAACTAACTCTCTCGGGTGCCTTTTGCATTGTAGACATACCCCAAAGGAGTTGGATTTCAATCAGGAGCTCGCAACAAATGAATGacctcttccttcccttgctGCCTCCTTCAAAATGATGCCAGTAGttatttgcatgaaaatagGGAGTCAAAACACACTGTGGTTTCTTCGTTTATCTGGGCTTTCTCTAATCAAGAGCCAGGATAAGAACCCAGGGACTTCTCAGCTCCGTGAtgtctgcagcacagcagcaaacCCAGATGTGTGATGCTGCTGTCTGctacttttcaggaaaaaaaaaaaaaaaaaaaaaaaaaaaaaagcatctctaaggcttttttctttttttccctcctaacAGAAAATACCCAACAGGTGTATTGCTCGTTCCAGACCCAAGGGGTGGCAGAGGGCTGTTTGCGAGCACCAATAGGTTTCCCTCAGGGACGTTCTCCAAGGGCTTGTAACCAGGCCCGAGCCAGTGCTGGGTCCCCAAGATACAGCTGTGTCTGCTCTTTGCTTATATGAAGAACAAGCTGGAGATCCAAGTCTGCTCCCACATCAGGCCCTTGGTTTCTCTCTCAGCCCTCACTGACTCCTTTCTGTCTGTGCAGTGACCCGGGAAGCACCCAAAGTGGCGACTGCAAAAGAGTCATCAGAAGAAGGTGGGTACTGGTGGGACCCCTGTCCTCAAAGGGCTGAAGGGACCCATCAGCCTCCTCCCTGGCAGGCTGGGGCACATCACTGCACTGGTGTCAGCACTTGACTCCCCAGGCCTTGTTTTACTGCAGACACAGAGGATATCCTGCATGGGAAGCAGAGGCTCCTGGAAGCTCTTCGGAGAAACCCCAACCTCCTGAAGCAGTTTCGGCCCATCCTGGAGGAGATGTTGGAGGAGAAGCTGGAGAGCATGGGTGTGAGGAAGGTAAGCCTGCTTTTGCACTGCAATCCTGAAATGCCAGGCCTGAGTGGGTACATCGAGATAAAGACTACTCTggactgcctttttttttttttttttttttttttttttttttttcctgcactaaTAGGTAGTAAAACAATCCCTGTCCGGAATAGTTGCAGGCAAATAGCAAGGTGGAACTCAAACCACGCAGCAACGGCACAGGCAATACAATGTGGTGCTCCTGTCTCTGCTCAAGGAGTGTGACTGTATCACCACCTTGCCTCCTGCTCAAGCCAGTTACAGCTCTCTCTCCAGCAAGTCCTTTTTGCAAGCAGTTATTCATATGCTAAATAAACCAGGCCTTGCTGTCTTTCAGGAAAATGCCTTGTAAAACGAGGGTTCGTAAGGGCACAGTAGTCTGTATCATGGGGATTTCAAGGGGACTTTTACAGTCCAAGCCCTTTTCATGCCGAGTATATTAAATAGTATCTCCTGCAAGTCTCCCTGAGCTCCTAGCGATGCAACACCACCACCTAGCACCTCGCAGAGCTGGTGCAAAAGCAGTGAGCACGCATGGCTGCACCTCTGCTGAAGACCTAAGCGTCTACCCCTTGCTCCCTCAGACAATGTTTCTGAGCAAGGCAGCGCTTGTGTTCTGTCCATTGGGATTTGCAGGTCCTGAAGgcacaaagaaaaaggagtgaATTAATGACTCCTTGTGTGATAGTTTCCTGCAGGTGCTTTTAAGGAGTGAAAGCCTCTGACAGGAGACCAGAGTGAAACTGAGTGCTCCTGGGTTCATTTTACACAGGCTGTGGCCCTGgctttcccctccttcccctaGCATGTTATTAGGGAAGGCTGAGGTGGGCATTTGTGAGAGTCAGGAGCATCTGAGGTATCTTAAAACATCTTAAAACAGATCCAGAGGCATACAACCCTCCTTCACTTTCTCATCATTTCACATCTCTACTGCCCCAGGATATTCACAGTCGCAAAACCTGCTGGAGCTATAAATACCTCCCAAGTGGACATGCTTGCACTTACTCTGTAGGCTAGAAATTGCCTGAAATAGCTGGATTTACTGCTCAGTGGTCATTTACCAAAGCAGAGGAGGGCTTTGCAAGCAGAGGACTAAAGCCTCTTAGTAGCCTGTTTGCATGGGATAAGAGCATCTGTACTAAGGACAGGGTCGGTATTGGGCCTGTTGCAACCTTTCTCAGCTCAGGTGGGTTCAGTGGGCTTGGAGCTTGCAGAAAGCTCGTGTGATAGGGGAAGTGGTGGTGAGGGCATGTTTCAGTGTATAATGCTGTGGGAGAACAACGTCAAGCCCCTCAGCTACCCTCTGCTTTAGGTTGCCAAGGGGATCTCAACTCAGACCTACAAAAACCTCCAAACTCTGGTCAgaattcagcagcagcagaaggctgAGAGGTTTCCAGAGCTCCTCCACTTGAGGGACAAGTTAATCCGAGCAGTCATGTGGAAAGTCAGGCAAAGTGAGAAGCCCAACGGTAATTTCACTGCACAGCTCTGTCATCTCAGGTGAAGTGATCTCCTGTTCTTTCTAGAAATGTAGAGAGGGGCTGCATGACCCCATCTACCCATGGCTGCGGGCTGCCGTTCCCTCAGCCAGTGGGGCAGTGAGATGGAGAAAGGGCAGCAAAGGGCATTTAGGGTGATATAAGTCTTTGCAACTGCTCTTTGCATTACTGACCCTGCCTGGGCTGGCCTTTCATGGTCAAAAGATATCATCTTTCCCAAAGATGACCCCTAAAAGATCCCTAACCTACCCAAAAGCTCACACTTAATGAGAGTCATTTTGCCACTAAGAAATGAGGTTACAAAAAGTCACAGAGTCCAACTGGTCCCGTAAGAACGGGATGCTTTGCAAGGATTACCAGCAGACTGTTGAGTGGTGGGAAAGGTCTACCTaagcctgctttttctcccttcccattCTGAGCTGCTTGAATAGCTTGGGCAGGGGCTTTGTCTGTCTGCGTGTCTCTGGGGAGAGTCAGTCTGTCAGCCTGCAAGGGCAGGGGGGTGGTGTGGCCCTGCCCAAGGGGCCCCCAGGAGATTCTGAGCCAGGGGATCCTCTTCAGCGTTGTTCTGCAtatccttttttctccctttttcctaCCCAGTGTTGCTTCCTCAGGCCAGGTGGGTAGCGTGGCTCCCCCAGGAGCTGCACGCACAAGACCGGTGGTAGGTAACGATTTTTTCTTGCTCTTAATATCACCTTACAGTTAAAAGCCAAAAGAGCCCCTGGCCACTTCGCTGGTCACCACCATCTTCGCAGCCTGTGGTGAAGCTAGCTGCACTACAGCCTGGGGCCTCAGCAGCCCCCCGGCCGGCTCCTCGGAGCAGAGCCCGCACCCCCCACAGCTCTCCAGGGACACTCCCAAGGACCACCCAGACCCTTAAGGCCAGCAACCCAGCAAACCCTCACCTGGGACCTGTCCCACAGCCAAGGTGAGTCCCACTGTCTCCTTTGGTCTCCTTTGGGTGTGAGAGCCCAGGACCCTTAGTCACAAGCCTGGCCCAAGCTGTGCTAGGTGCTATACAAACACAAATGTTCCCGGGAACTGCTGACTAGTGGGTGATGTGACACCTTAGAAAGATCTGTTTGGAAAAGGAGTTTCCCTGCCCCTTTGGGCTGACTCATGCAACCCAGTAAAGTCAGACCTTAAGTTTTGTATCCCACCCTGTAGTGCTGGAGGTAAACATGGGGCGTTTTACGCTTGTGTTAGGCTTTGAGGGGATGAGGAAATTCTCTTGGGTTTTGGGAGAACAGGTGAAGAAAGAATTACTACTTTACTccaggaggaaagaggaagccAGATATAGGTCTTAAACTCAACCCAAGCAAGGTCTAAACACAAGGCAGGTATGTGAACTTGGGTTTGAGTATCTGTTGGAGAGGCCAGAAGGAAAGAGCTTGCAGTAGGCAGGTGCGACTGATTTGTCCGTGGCAGCAAGAAACAGGATGCATCTCCATGCAATGCCCTGCTTGAGGACAGATCATTACAGCCCCCAGACTGTCACAGGACTTCCACGTATCCAGTGCAGGAGCTGGTGGCTGGAGGTACTAGAGGCAACAGGTctagtttttttcccctctgtgttGTGGGTCTGGTGATGAGCACTTGTCTCCTGCTGTGTGCAGTGTCCAAGAGCTGGGTGCCCTGCCTGCCTTGAGTCTGagccctccagccccagctgTGTGGGATACAGCCCCAGCTGACCCATCTCTCTCTGtgcaccctgctgcagcccACGTGCCCGCTCAGAAGTGACACTGGGATGGGAGCAGGCTGGCCTGTCCCCCACGAAGCTGAGACCTCCCACGAGCACGCAGAAAGAACAAATGCCCTCAAAAATGATGCCAGATGATGACACCGAATCTGATGAGTCTGCCCTGGATTCACCAGAGGAAACAGCTGGCCCAGGTACTGCTGGTCATAGCAACTGCTGTAGGTCATGCCTAATAACTGCCCATTAATTTGAATGGCGCCTCCAGCCATCTCTGCTGTGGTCAGTGCCATGGCTGTGGGCACGTGGTCTCAATGTGCTCTGCACTCTGGGCCCATGATGGGTGGCTGTTTTAATGTCAGGACAACTCTGCAGGGACAGGCCTGGATGGTACTTCTGGTGCCACTGTGTCACTTTATTGCTGGGGctgaagagggagaagtctAAATTCTCTATCCTCGTGCTAGGACTGGTGAAGAGGTGCTGGTAGCTTTATCCTTTGGCAACTTCTGGCCCTGCCTGGAGGCCTGCGACACCACCCCTTCCCACCAGCGGTGGTGGGTAGCAGCTGAACTGTGCTGAGCAGGACTCGCTGTGTGATTGTCTGGCTCCAGGGCTCCCATTTTAACCTtctgtgccctgtgcagggacaaCTGTGTCTGCCGTGGTGAAGGTCTTGGAGAGACGCCTGGACACAACAGCACGGAAACCAGCCGGGGGTGTGAAACTCTTCCCTGAGAGAAGCTCTGGGTCCCCCAAAGCCAGCCAGCCCACCAAGAAACTGCAGGTACTACCCAAAACAACAGAGAGAGGCGGGGGGGAAAGCCTGAGGACATCCATAGTAAAATGCTTGCCTTCACAACCACCCCCTTTCCCAATGAGCCTTGAAGATCTGGATTTAGATTTAGACACAGTGATGCTTTTTAACacaattttagagaaaaaaaaatgttttcccctttcttaGCATAGTGTCATAGGACACAGTCTGTGCAGCAAGGAGTTCAGGCAGTGACAGAGACGTGATGCTTGGCCCCTTTCTCCAGCAACAGAAATGTCCTTCCCCTAGCCAAAGAGGGTCCAGTGACCCCCTTCAGGAAAAATCAGGATTCATGCAATTGGAAGAACAACAGTAAATGCTAGAGAACCAAAATGTGAAAAGGTCTCTGGAACAAATGCAGAGATAATTGGAGCGATGCAATGGTGAAATTATTAAATTACTAAACCAGGACTTAAATGTAACCTCAATTTATGGGGGAGAGTTGATGTAATTAAAGTAATGGCAGTGTTGGAATCAAATTGCTTttttagggaggaaaaaaaggagaaggacttCACCCAAGAAAGGCCcagtacaaaaacaaaaaaattttttttttcattgcagtgAGAATGAAATTTTGGGCCTTCCTCtagcaaatttctttttaagaaaagaaaagagaaaagaaagcatgacaTTTGTGGAACAAGTtgcaattcagagaaaaacagagaatggGTCTGACCAATGTAAGAATTACGAAAAGTTAGAATGAAGGGCACTAAACCTGGTGCATCTGGTTGTCACACAGATGCATCATGAGATAAATCAGGAAATAGCCCCAGAAAAGCAGTGAAGCAGCTCATCCCTTCCTGCGTCCACCCTTGGGCCCCTGCACCCACAGCCCATCCCTGGGCACCCAAGCTGCCAGCTCTGTGCAGCCTCTgacctgcaaaaaaaaaaaaaaaaaaaaaaaacccagcaaaaaaGGCAGCACAAATTCCAGTTGCTTTCGACTCACTCGTACGGGGCTCTGGGTGCAAATGCCACGTGTGGCCTGACACTGCCGTTCCCCTCACCACATCTCCCTCACGTTCCCCATCCAGGTTGTGGAGGACATCACTGACCTGGATACATCCTCCCTGGAGGACCTCGTGGCACCCCGGGAGCCGCCGGAGGGCCGGCGACGGCCGGCGGCGAGGCTCGGCTGCGATTCGGCAGGTTCCCCCGTCACCAGCGCCTGGAGCTCGGGCAGTGCGGGGACCAGGGGTTGGTGATTtccaccccccccgccccactgGCAGGACTGCCCCATTGCCCTGGGGAGCCTCGCTGCAAGGTGACACAGGAGGAGAAATGACAGTCCTCCGCAGGAGCCAGCAGCCACTTGATGGTGCCACAAGACCAGGAACAGGCAGCCACCGCTCGGCAGCCTCCGCCGGCTGCTGCCCGGGCTGCAGCAGTTTCTCTTTCCAGGTTGAAAGCAAATTACCCCAATATTGGGGCTTCTCAAGAGACACAAGGTTTGCATCCTCCCTGGCCAGGTGCTGTCGTTCCAACCAAGGGCTTTGTgaccaggagagcagcagcgaTTTCTGCCTTCCCCTTGTGCACGTGTCTGCATGAGTTATAACACGGCACAGAGCCCGTCGTAGGGTGCCACGAGCCTGGagagcaccagcagctctcacTGGCTGTTGAGATAGCTCTTGCTGTCCCTGTTCTCCACCGTGGTCACAGCCTGACCCTTGAATGtgcctatttcattttttttaaaccgTCCATCAAGCAGAGTCCTATCCAAAAGCTGATTATTTGCCTGTTTGATTATAGGCATCACATCAGTCAGGTTCTACTTATAGCATTTATCCATATAAATGAAGTGCGTTTTCCTAAATCTCTctattttttacatttgtaGCTGTGCATGAGACAATCTGGATCCTTACAGAGGCCAAAAGTTTGTAAGTTTGAAAAATACAACGgtgcgatttttttttttttcctgacacttCACAACCCACCCTAGCATTGGCTAAAACTTCATGTTTGTGGGGAATTTAATGTTACGGGCCAGAAAGGCCAGCCACTGCTGAGCAGAACAGCAAAGTGAATTCATTTCACTTCACTGAATGGCCAAAGTGCCTTCCAGATAGGTGACTGCAGATACGCATAAATGTATATGCACACATCCCTGTGTATGTATGCGTCCACGTGTGTGCTCTGTATATATAGTATGTCTCCATATACTGCATACCTCGAAACTTTGAAAGGGAATCTTTCCACTTCagtctttcagttttaaataagaACTCTGACTGATTTGTGTTATTCATTAAGTTTACAATacaatataatttaaaagacatttttctttttcgtTAGTGTTGATCATAACGAATactgattttaagaaattaacTGAAACTGGATTGATTCAtcaatgtcttttcttttttttaaaaaaaaaaaatatggttcACCCTCTTCAGGCTGCTGGAAGGGGTATCTGGACCTTGtactgatatatatatatatatatatatatatatatatatatatatatatagtacaGGCTTGGGGGGGGAAGGAGTGTTCACCTCTTCTGTGCGTAGGGGTGACGAAAAGCTAGCTGCTGCAGTCAGCTTCATGCACTCAACTGAGAGCCCAGATATGAGcaaaaaacaccagaaaaaggtgaagaaaaacGTCTCCTGAGTTTGGGGAAACTCTGAAAATGCCTGTCAGCCTTCTGCTAAGAGACAGGCAGAACAAGTGCCCTACCAGGTTCAGAGCCTGGGTTTCCCCTATTGCTGATTTTTGTCTCTGGACTTGTTGCTGGTGTCATGGGAGGCAGCATGAGGATAAGCACGAGCCTCAGCCCCATCTCCCGCTTGCATCCCTCGGCCGCCTGCGTCCTCCACTGTCTCCTGTTAATCCATGAGCCCTGGGGGGGAGCTCGGGCTATGCTAACTGAGCGTGCCTACAGGTCGCAATGTCCTTCAGCGGGGACCGAATGATGGTATGGGACTTTGGGAAGCGACACCCAGCTCCGCAAGCATTGCCTGGTGCCTCTTTAAAAGCACAGTCTGGTAGtctgattttactgtttttcttcctgaaagctgCAACTGGTCAGAGTTTTTGGGCTAAAGATGAACACCAGTGTCTGGTGGGTTTTAGGAGATTTAGAAGAGGGTCACTGCATATCAGAGACTGCCACAGCTTATTTTATATTGCTAAGCTTTGACTGAGTTTAATTTATTTGAGCAGGAAGTGATTAACTCTGAATATATGAATAGATATACTGACaagtcatttttgtttcaaataggACATTTTGAGCCAGCAAACTGGAGAAACTTGCTCCCCATGTGCTACAAGCTGCAGCTAGGTACACCTCAGAAAATGCACTGTGGGTGCAGGAGAGCCGTAAAGATTCAGTAAGGCGCTTGGGCTATCCCAGGTGACAGGCTATGTCTCCAGACATTGtgtcagagaggaaaagaggtgGGGGAGAAGAGCTTCCAAAGCCACCAGCTCCATGAGCAGGGAAGCAGGGCTTTTGCATCAAGTGCTCTTGCCTTCCCTCTgtcagaaaggaagattttagacaattttttttttttttttatggaatcCTTCTCCAGAAAAGAACCTTCTTTTTTATCCCTTACGGTGCTGTGTTTTTTAACCTTTACTTGATGATGCCAAATTGGGCTACATCACAGGGTGCCCGTCGCTAGGCTAGTGCCCGTTAGCATTGCTGAGTGCTCTTGACATGCTACACAATGAAGAAGCAGCGGAGAACAGAAGGGAAGCTCCCCTAGCAGACGGATTACTGCGTCCGagggaattaaaaaacaa
This Rhea pennata isolate bPtePen1 chromosome 9, bPtePen1.pri, whole genome shotgun sequence DNA region includes the following protein-coding sequences:
- the DZIP1L gene encoding cilium assembly protein DZIP1L isoform X2 yields the protein MPFFADTFHPPHPPGTPAMPGCGTPLPSATDGAALAGLVGVRPFQFQPRRASVDWRRFSAIDVERVARELDVATLQEHIAGVTFCNLDSERCPSCGQPVDPVLLKVLKMAQLSIEYLLHCQESLSAALTLQAGRLQAALDELTRAKQEAARQAEELRGVKEESRRRKKLIATQQLLLQAGANSYHKCQLCDKAFVNYSFLQAHVQRRHAEASEAERQQKKQVEQMEDEIQELKVKLRETQQRLEAERDAEKLRREHETEKARQREEEGRRDFERWKEEERTKLHQELDGLRQLFLTEFKDIASRSSAVEGKLQELQARNVTVSNLGTLQDDDYKEKHHWAVTQAELRDVREKMDVQRDEWKQKLKELRREHLAQEAQLKNENEKLRATLFQDHQAVTDHFRQEMDTLSARLRDQTEVIKSQEKMIKLLSASKPEVTREAPKVATAKESSEEDTEDILHGKQRLLEALRRNPNLLKQFRPILEEMLEEKLESMGVRKVAKGISTQTYKNLQTLVRIQQQQKAERFPELLHLRDKLIRAVMWKVRQSEKPNVKSQKSPWPLRWSPPSSQPVVKLAALQPGASAAPRPAPRSRARTPHSSPGTLPRTTQTLKASNPANPHLGPVPQPSPRARSEVTLGWEQAGLSPTKLRPPTSTQKEQMPSKMMPDDDTESDESALDSPEETAGPGTTVSAVVKVLERRLDTTARKPAGGVKLFPERSSGSPKASQPTKKLQVVEDITDLDTSSLEDLVAPREPPEGRRRPAARLGCDSAGSPVTSAWSSGSAGTRGW